A single genomic interval of Dromiciops gliroides isolate mDroGli1 chromosome 1, mDroGli1.pri, whole genome shotgun sequence harbors:
- the THEM6 gene encoding LOW QUALITY PROTEIN: protein THEM6 (The sequence of the model RefSeq protein was modified relative to this genomic sequence to represent the inferred CDS: deleted 4 bases in 2 codons), whose translation MGLGATDPRAPTENESRHHWTRRRNEPRLGGAGGEGERKGGATLRGPPSLALPPLARLPRVVSPMRRIRSVSLSLSGLSPGPQAAGGPSPPARARSLARSLAARQPSDPSPPAAAGMLWLLVALGLVAAYFSLLDGWYLVRVPLAVLRARLLQPPVRDLLAEQSYAGRVLPSDLDLLRHMNNARYLREADVARAAHLARCGVLGALRALGAHAVLAASCARYRRSLRLLEPFEVRTRLLGWDGRAFYLESRFISGRDGFVCALLLFRQHVLGTTPDQVVQYLCKRRVESPELPEDLQHWINYNEASSQKLRAEFGLSSTKDQ comes from the exons ATGGGACTCGGGGCTACTGACCCCAGAGCTCCGACGGAAAACGAAAGCCGGCACCACTGGACCCGGAGGCGGAACGAACCAAGACTGGGAGGGGCGGGGGGG GAGGGCGAGAGGAAGGGCGGAGCCACGTTGCGCGGGCCGCCCAGCCTCGCGCTTCCCCCCCTCGCCCGGCTTCCGCGGGTGGTTTCTCCCATGCGCCGCATTCGctcagtgtctctctctctctccggtCTCTCTCCCGGTCCCCAGGCCGCGGGGGGG CCCTCGCCGCCGGCGCGCGCTCGTTCTTTGGCTCGTTCTCTCGCTGCCCGGCAGCCCTCCGATCCGTCCCCGCCCGCCGCCGCCGGGATGCTGTGGCTGCTGGTGGCGCTGGGGCTGGTGGCCGCCTACTTCTCGCTGCTGGACGGCTGGTACCTGGTGCGCGTGCCGTTAGCTGTGCTGCGCGCCCGCTTGCTGCAGCCGCCCGTGCGCGACCTGCTGGCGGAGCAGAGCTACGCGGGCCGCGTGCTCCCCTCCGACCTGGACCTGCTGCGGCATATGAATAACGCGCGCTACCTCCGCGAGGCGGACGTGGCGCGCGCCGCGCACTTGGCACGCTGCGGGGTGCTAGGGGCCCTGCGCGCGCTCGGGGCGCACGCGGTGCTGGCCGCGTCCTGCGCGCGCTACCGCCGCTCGCTGCGCCTGCTGGAGCCCTTCGAGGTGCGCACCCGCCTGCTCGGCTGGGACGGCCGCGCCTTCTACCTGGAGTCCCGCTTCATCAGCGGCCGCGACGGCTTCGTGTGCGCGCTGCTTCTCTTCCGCCAGCACGTGCTGGGCACCACGCCCGACCAGGTGGTGCAGTACCTGTGCAAGAGGAGG GTGGAGTCTCCTGAGCTCCCTGAGGACCTCCAGCACTGGATTAACTACAACGAAGCCAGCAGCCAGAAACTCCGGGCGGAATTTGGTCTCAGCAGCACCAAGGATCAGTAA